From the genome of Lawsonella clevelandensis, one region includes:
- a CDS encoding heat shock protein transcriptional repressor HspR has translation MSKREKSFFVISVAAERAGMHAQTLRQYDRLGLVIPARAQGGGRRYSDEDVELLREIQHLSQDEGINLAGIKRILKLSQRVKELQEQVDQLEGALEAVRQQQRTGSALVHVPRSQAVVVWSPEARRRS, from the coding sequence ATGAGCAAACGTGAAAAGAGCTTCTTCGTCATCTCGGTAGCAGCTGAGCGTGCCGGCATGCACGCGCAAACACTGCGCCAATACGATCGTCTCGGCCTGGTGATCCCCGCCCGTGCACAGGGAGGTGGACGGCGCTACTCGGATGAGGATGTGGAACTCCTGCGGGAGATTCAACACCTCAGCCAGGATGAAGGCATCAACCTGGCAGGCATTAAGCGGATCTTGAAGCTCTCCCAGCGGGTGAAGGAACTGCAAGAGCAGGTCGACCAGTTGGAGGGGGCACTCGAGGCAGTGCGGCAGCAACAGCGCACCGGGAGCGCGCTGGTCCACGTTCCCCGCAGCCAAGCGGTGGTGGTGTGGAGTCCTGAAGCGCGTCGCCGTAGCTAA
- a CDS encoding FAD-binding oxidoreductase gives MSRHRDDVATAFGRHSRGTEPVTTPTTYYTVLGPAIELLHAQPESFMRDFYATVFAHDFQLRKRFPTFTDRRTVRYARGLIYFLETIDQATPHPEQLDGVMEFLSQLGRDQRKHQFTDADYHIMAIALRDTFARLMPFQWSADLDAALLSSFEHAIDVMQTAASAETTPPVYLGNVMEVQRLTRDIAVIRLQTDPPIDYLPGQYMSVQIPQCPGTWRYLSATIPANPDGYLEFHVRALEHGYFSTQVVQTTRPGDQWILSNPHGNLQVSGERPVCMIARNVALAPMRCILLDLVQTGKNNPLVDVYYGTRYPGELFDAATLANIQAANPWLIAHICAEKDSDPWWLRDAPPLPPNLLLRRGNPLELAVADGCVHDREILVGGGPQIVQQAVANLPRLGINLADIHHDPLD, from the coding sequence ATGAGCCGCCACCGTGACGACGTTGCGACCGCATTCGGCCGCCATTCGCGCGGCACAGAACCTGTCACCACCCCCACCACGTACTACACCGTCCTCGGGCCCGCCATCGAACTTCTCCACGCGCAACCCGAGAGCTTTATGCGTGACTTCTACGCCACCGTCTTCGCGCACGACTTCCAGCTCCGCAAACGCTTCCCCACCTTCACCGACCGCCGCACCGTCCGCTACGCTCGCGGCCTCATCTACTTCCTTGAGACCATCGACCAGGCCACCCCCCACCCAGAGCAGCTCGACGGCGTGATGGAATTTCTCAGCCAACTGGGGCGGGACCAGCGCAAGCACCAATTCACCGATGCCGACTACCACATCATGGCCATCGCCCTGCGCGACACCTTCGCCCGGCTCATGCCCTTCCAGTGGAGCGCCGACCTGGACGCCGCCCTGTTGAGCTCCTTCGAGCACGCCATCGACGTCATGCAGACAGCCGCCTCCGCAGAGACCACTCCCCCGGTCTACCTCGGCAATGTCATGGAAGTGCAGCGGCTCACCCGCGACATCGCCGTCATTCGCCTACAAACCGATCCCCCCATCGACTATTTGCCCGGGCAGTACATGTCCGTGCAAATTCCGCAATGTCCCGGCACCTGGCGGTACCTCTCCGCCACCATCCCCGCCAACCCGGATGGCTATCTGGAATTCCACGTACGCGCGCTCGAGCACGGCTACTTCAGCACCCAGGTGGTACAAACCACCCGCCCCGGCGACCAGTGGATTCTCTCCAACCCGCACGGCAATTTGCAGGTGTCGGGAGAACGCCCCGTTTGCATGATCGCCCGTAACGTGGCCTTGGCCCCCATGCGCTGTATTCTGCTAGACCTAGTCCAGACGGGAAAGAACAACCCCCTCGTGGATGTCTACTATGGCACCCGCTATCCAGGCGAACTTTTCGACGCCGCCACCTTGGCCAATATTCAGGCTGCGAACCCTTGGCTCATCGCCCATATTTGCGCAGAGAAAGATAGCGACCCCTGGTGGCTACGCGATGCTCCCCCGCTGCCCCCGAATTTGCTACTGCGGCGAGGTAATCCGCTGGAGTTGGCAGTTGCCGACGGGTGTGTGCACGACCGCGAGATCCTCGTAGGTGGCGGCCCACAAATAGTCCAGCAGGCGGTGGCGAACCTGCCGCGCCTGGGCATTAACCTGGCCGATATTCACCACGACCCACTGGATTAG
- the clpB gene encoding ATP-dependent chaperone ClpB, whose amino-acid sequence MTTQNFTTKSQEAISAALQSAVAKGNPSVEPAHLLVALLEQHDGIAGPLLHSAGVDPAILLQRARSLVDGLPAASGGGMANPNLSRDGLTVLNTAQELASSMGDDYTSTEHLVVGLATGGHAVATAMQAMGATPENLKAAFTSVRGSGRITTENPEDNYQALEKYSTDLTARAREGKIDPVIGRDAEIRRVVQVLSRRTKNNPVLIGEPGVGKTAIVEGLARRIVSGDVPESLRGKRLIALDLGSMIAGAKYRGEFEERLKSVLQEIKDADGEIVTFIDEIHTIVGAGATGDSGMDAGNIIKPMLARGELRLVGATTLDEYRKYIEKDAALERRFQQVYVGEPTVEDTIGILRGLKERYEVHHGVRIKDSALVAAATLSDRYITNRFLPDKAIDLMDEAASRMRMEIDSSPEEIDTAERIVRRLEVEELALDKEEDAASRERLVALRQELADEREKLAQLTARWQNEKNAIEAVRDLKETLEDLRGQAERAERDGDLGKAAELRYGRIPEAEKKLAEAENSQASTSEYSQMMLKEEVGPDDVAEVVEAWTGIPAGRMLESEGQKLLRMEDELAQNVVGQEDAVKAVSDAVRRARAGVADPNRPLGSFLFLGPTGVGKTELAKALAQFLFDDKHAIIRIDMSEYGEKHSVARLIGAPPGYVGYESGGQLTEAIRRRPYSVILFDEVEKAHPDVFDVLLQVLDEGRLTDGQGRTVDFRNTILILTSNLGAGGTQEQIMQAVKHNFKPEFVNRLDDIIVFSALHPEQLKGIVDIQLRELAERLSARRLTLDVDDAARMWLAERGYDPAYGARPLRRLIQQAIGDALAKELLRGEIFDGDMVHVTVAADGESLQITGQRTES is encoded by the coding sequence ATGACTACCCAGAACTTCACCACAAAATCCCAAGAGGCAATTTCTGCTGCTCTCCAATCCGCCGTCGCTAAAGGAAACCCCAGCGTAGAACCCGCCCACCTGCTCGTCGCACTCCTCGAGCAGCACGACGGAATCGCCGGGCCGCTCCTCCACAGTGCCGGCGTCGACCCTGCCATCCTTCTTCAGCGAGCACGGTCCCTTGTCGATGGCCTCCCCGCAGCCAGCGGCGGAGGCATGGCTAACCCTAACCTCTCTCGGGACGGGCTGACTGTCCTCAACACTGCCCAGGAACTCGCCAGCTCCATGGGTGACGACTACACCTCCACCGAGCATCTCGTGGTCGGCCTCGCCACTGGTGGGCATGCCGTCGCCACAGCAATGCAGGCCATGGGCGCCACCCCGGAAAACCTCAAGGCAGCCTTCACCTCTGTGCGTGGCTCCGGACGCATCACCACCGAAAACCCGGAAGACAACTACCAGGCCCTCGAAAAGTACTCCACGGATCTCACCGCACGCGCCCGCGAAGGCAAGATCGACCCCGTCATCGGGCGTGACGCCGAAATTCGCCGGGTGGTGCAGGTACTCAGCCGCCGTACCAAGAACAATCCGGTACTTATCGGCGAACCCGGCGTTGGCAAAACCGCCATCGTGGAAGGCCTGGCCCGCCGCATCGTCTCTGGCGATGTACCAGAATCGTTGCGCGGCAAGCGCCTCATTGCCCTCGATCTGGGTTCCATGATCGCTGGCGCCAAGTACCGCGGCGAATTTGAGGAGCGCCTCAAGAGCGTCCTGCAAGAGATCAAGGATGCGGACGGCGAGATCGTCACCTTCATCGACGAGATCCACACCATCGTTGGGGCTGGTGCCACCGGTGACTCCGGCATGGATGCCGGCAACATCATTAAGCCCATGCTGGCCCGTGGTGAACTCCGCCTGGTCGGCGCCACCACCCTGGACGAGTACCGCAAGTACATCGAAAAGGACGCCGCCCTGGAGCGGCGCTTCCAACAGGTCTACGTCGGAGAGCCGACCGTAGAAGACACCATCGGTATTCTGCGTGGCCTCAAGGAACGCTACGAAGTGCACCACGGTGTTCGCATTAAGGACTCCGCGCTGGTGGCGGCTGCAACTCTCTCCGATCGCTACATCACTAACCGCTTCCTGCCGGACAAGGCCATCGACCTCATGGATGAAGCTGCCTCTCGGATGCGGATGGAAATCGACTCCTCCCCGGAGGAAATCGACACCGCCGAGCGCATTGTGCGTCGCCTCGAGGTGGAGGAACTCGCCCTCGACAAGGAAGAAGACGCTGCCTCCCGCGAACGCCTCGTGGCACTTCGTCAGGAACTCGCCGACGAGCGGGAAAAACTCGCGCAGTTGACGGCTCGCTGGCAGAACGAGAAGAACGCCATCGAGGCTGTGCGCGACCTCAAAGAAACCCTGGAGGATCTGCGCGGGCAGGCCGAGCGTGCTGAACGCGACGGCGACCTGGGTAAGGCTGCCGAGCTGCGCTACGGGCGCATTCCCGAGGCGGAAAAGAAACTCGCCGAAGCCGAAAACTCCCAAGCCTCCACCAGCGAGTATTCGCAGATGATGCTGAAGGAGGAAGTGGGCCCGGATGACGTCGCCGAGGTTGTCGAAGCCTGGACCGGCATTCCCGCCGGTCGCATGCTGGAAAGCGAAGGGCAGAAGCTGCTCCGTATGGAAGACGAACTGGCGCAGAATGTGGTGGGCCAAGAAGACGCTGTGAAGGCAGTGTCCGATGCGGTCCGCCGTGCCCGCGCTGGGGTGGCAGACCCCAACCGGCCGCTGGGCTCCTTCCTCTTCCTCGGCCCCACCGGTGTGGGTAAGACGGAGCTGGCGAAGGCGTTGGCCCAGTTCCTCTTCGACGACAAGCATGCGATTATCCGCATCGACATGTCCGAGTATGGGGAGAAGCATTCTGTCGCCCGCCTCATCGGTGCCCCTCCGGGATATGTCGGCTACGAATCCGGTGGTCAGCTCACCGAAGCGATCCGTCGCCGCCCCTACTCCGTCATCCTCTTTGACGAGGTAGAAAAGGCGCACCCAGATGTGTTCGACGTGTTGCTGCAGGTGCTGGACGAAGGCCGGCTTACGGACGGGCAAGGCCGCACGGTGGACTTCCGCAACACCATCCTTATCCTCACGTCTAACCTGGGTGCGGGTGGTACGCAGGAGCAGATCATGCAGGCGGTGAAACACAACTTCAAGCCCGAGTTCGTCAACCGGTTGGACGACATTATCGTCTTCTCGGCCCTGCACCCCGAGCAGTTGAAGGGCATTGTGGACATTCAGCTGCGCGAGCTGGCCGAGCGTCTGTCCGCCCGCCGGCTCACCCTGGATGTGGATGATGCCGCCCGCATGTGGCTGGCCGAACGTGGCTACGACCCCGCCTACGGTGCCCGCCCGCTGCGCCGTCTGATCCAACAGGCCATCGGGGACGCGCTGGCGAAGGAGCTGTTGAGGGGGGAAATCTTCGACGGCGACATGGTCCACGTGACGGTGGCTGCCGACGGGGAAAGCCTGCAGATTACCGGCCAGCGCACTGAAAGCTAA
- a CDS encoding sulfurtransferase, with amino-acid sequence MSILVNPQWLKARISSNHAPVILDVRWYRDQVGGYDHYLEHHIPNAIYVDLEQDLTGVHNPGNGRRPFPSKKKVQKLTRKWGIDKKSYVVVYDSVAGTSAARAWWILRNAGVENVFFLDGGLQRWEHAGMPTLTGPGIIPLRGNFEVSDTPCMPTISVDEVKSWPQHGILLDARSERRYQGHFEYNDARLGHIPGAHNLPTYGNFGPDQKFLDFESLLDRFEGLGITSGSEVAVYCGSGNLATHTIAALEVAGLPGASLYEGGWSQWCLDPERPASRGFRP; translated from the coding sequence ATGAGTATCCTCGTTAACCCGCAGTGGCTGAAGGCGCGTATCAGTTCGAACCACGCACCGGTGATTCTGGACGTGCGGTGGTATCGCGATCAGGTGGGTGGCTACGACCACTATCTGGAGCACCATATCCCTAATGCCATCTATGTGGACCTCGAGCAGGACCTCACGGGTGTCCACAACCCCGGAAATGGTCGCCGTCCTTTCCCCTCGAAGAAGAAGGTGCAGAAGCTCACCCGTAAATGGGGAATCGACAAGAAATCCTATGTAGTGGTCTACGACTCTGTGGCCGGGACCTCGGCGGCTCGCGCGTGGTGGATTCTCCGCAACGCCGGTGTCGAGAATGTCTTCTTCCTGGATGGTGGCCTACAGCGCTGGGAGCACGCCGGTATGCCCACGTTGACGGGTCCCGGCATCATTCCGCTGCGCGGTAACTTCGAGGTATCCGATACGCCCTGCATGCCCACCATCAGCGTGGATGAGGTAAAGAGCTGGCCACAGCACGGCATTCTGCTGGATGCTCGCTCGGAACGCCGCTACCAGGGCCATTTCGAATACAACGATGCTCGCCTGGGCCACATCCCGGGTGCCCATAACTTGCCGACCTACGGAAACTTTGGTCCCGATCAGAAGTTCCTGGATTTCGAAAGCCTGCTTGATCGCTTTGAGGGCCTGGGTATCACCAGCGGCTCGGAAGTTGCGGTCTACTGTGGTTCCGGCAACCTGGCCACCCATACCATTGCTGCCCTGGAAGTCGCTGGTCTACCTGGTGCTTCGCTGTATGAGGGCGGTTGGTCGCAATGGTGTTTGGATCCTGAGCGTCCGGCCTCCCGAGGCTTCCGTCCGTAG
- a CDS encoding type III secretion system chaperone family protein, with protein MFSVPVILLIVAAVVGTIGIVLTIVGAIRSRRQPSTDAPEQSRWGDELGFRPDAEGVHAAVSQWEHGPASDGGLSEPKDPATGEFAGHPALIFVQDDGWIVAVQRDTASSVVVEIHPQPNEDADESGKATDLQVYSSDVDAMIRATDDRLVEILDNHPTDLAMAWSEGYWSAALLPLDDDGVDVEIDPDDKINEELPYVLNWLANLNDALRVLPPKEGEEESLSLQGVGPTRPLADRTDADSLPIDADSFEPEEAGLLPADPGFPSDVPVSDGSLAGLVAGGVGAAGAGAFVGSSFGDEPAEGDVISDTAALTVVGDQPVAPIWEEDESADKSEPTDEGESAALAAAADIDEPITEEELAAAVAADESVAIDAADDDLLDGNDLVDDGIDGADDLLNLPGSQQPGSELPDNVIPFTPAAGAATGAMVAGGLAGLTVVPDLPSDENTDLPGDDGDELDADTSAGLAEDDFVTLPADDDDTPAPIWAPDKEPTGELAVNHVDESALLNGSWEPQEHVAFADLSADDERNADDTFVTEADFAEADRLMGEDLYGSDVGTEDTDDIEDIEVEADALAAYAEAEAVDTVDEFPGETQVEDVPAADEWITPTTAEFDIVPETDEEAATLAAIDGDEPEETEADVATEDFTSEELAEEGLAEEDLIDDTEDDEEEYQADEDTYEGPDDADYTDEDFGEDAFEQGPFEAGATIDELDEPVAPEVVEQAGDAAEGDDTIDAPERPTDFSAEPFADGFPSREVGVDADAAGAVAAADGLGGRSAVPPLAASPEDIRPRISFVKPASPAETGPLPIVNPAQPYYPERDEQKPPAQTTPTPAVTIPQPQESVSTGSHAVRDGEPSTMQTGQFPIINPDGAREPGRHARGDDEDGAMARPSWFMPGKTSRRSRLRDEDGEQPENGPSAADTDTPAGRHHAQPEVSDDDN; from the coding sequence ATGTTTTCAGTTCCCGTGATCTTATTGATCGTGGCCGCCGTGGTAGGCACAATTGGCATTGTCCTTACCATTGTGGGTGCCATCCGCTCCCGTCGGCAGCCCTCAACCGATGCGCCTGAGCAGTCCCGCTGGGGCGATGAGCTGGGATTCCGGCCTGACGCAGAAGGTGTGCACGCCGCCGTCTCCCAATGGGAACACGGCCCTGCCTCCGACGGTGGGCTGAGCGAGCCGAAAGACCCGGCCACCGGCGAGTTCGCTGGTCATCCCGCCCTGATCTTTGTGCAGGATGACGGCTGGATTGTGGCAGTACAACGCGATACCGCCTCCTCTGTGGTGGTGGAGATCCACCCGCAGCCCAACGAGGATGCGGACGAGTCCGGAAAAGCTACCGATCTGCAGGTGTACTCCTCCGATGTGGACGCCATGATCCGCGCCACCGATGATCGTCTGGTGGAGATTCTCGATAACCATCCCACCGACCTGGCCATGGCCTGGTCCGAAGGTTACTGGTCGGCTGCACTGCTGCCGCTGGACGATGACGGCGTGGACGTGGAGATTGACCCGGACGACAAGATCAACGAGGAGCTCCCTTACGTCCTCAACTGGTTGGCCAATCTCAACGATGCACTGCGTGTGCTACCCCCCAAAGAAGGCGAGGAAGAGTCCCTCAGCTTGCAGGGTGTGGGCCCCACCCGCCCGCTCGCCGACCGCACTGATGCCGACTCTCTCCCCATCGACGCAGATTCCTTTGAGCCAGAAGAAGCTGGCCTGTTGCCCGCCGACCCTGGGTTCCCCAGTGATGTTCCCGTTTCTGACGGTTCCCTGGCCGGTCTGGTAGCCGGTGGGGTCGGTGCTGCTGGCGCTGGCGCCTTCGTGGGTAGCAGTTTTGGCGACGAGCCAGCCGAGGGTGACGTGATTTCCGACACTGCCGCTCTCACCGTGGTGGGCGATCAGCCGGTTGCCCCCATCTGGGAGGAGGATGAGTCCGCCGACAAGAGTGAGCCCACAGATGAGGGCGAGTCTGCCGCCCTGGCCGCCGCTGCCGACATCGATGAACCCATCACCGAGGAAGAGCTGGCCGCAGCAGTAGCTGCCGATGAATCTGTGGCGATCGACGCCGCCGACGATGACCTGTTGGACGGTAACGACCTGGTGGATGACGGCATTGACGGCGCCGACGACCTGCTCAACCTGCCGGGCAGTCAGCAGCCGGGCAGTGAGCTTCCGGACAATGTTATTCCCTTCACCCCAGCCGCTGGTGCTGCCACCGGAGCCATGGTGGCAGGTGGCCTGGCCGGATTGACAGTCGTCCCCGACCTACCCAGCGACGAGAACACAGACCTGCCCGGCGACGACGGCGATGAGTTGGATGCCGACACCTCTGCAGGGCTGGCCGAAGACGACTTCGTTACCCTCCCTGCCGATGACGACGACACCCCCGCCCCCATCTGGGCCCCCGACAAGGAACCCACTGGCGAACTTGCCGTCAACCATGTTGATGAAAGCGCGCTGCTCAACGGCTCGTGGGAGCCACAGGAACACGTCGCCTTCGCCGACCTCTCCGCAGATGACGAACGCAATGCTGACGACACCTTCGTCACCGAAGCAGACTTTGCCGAAGCAGACCGCCTGATGGGCGAGGATCTGTACGGCAGCGATGTGGGTACTGAAGACACCGACGACATCGAGGACATTGAAGTCGAAGCGGACGCCCTCGCCGCCTACGCGGAGGCAGAAGCCGTCGACACCGTCGACGAATTCCCGGGCGAAACCCAGGTAGAGGACGTACCGGCCGCGGACGAGTGGATTACCCCCACCACCGCCGAGTTCGATATTGTGCCCGAAACCGACGAAGAAGCTGCCACCTTGGCCGCGATCGATGGCGACGAGCCGGAGGAAACCGAAGCGGACGTCGCCACCGAAGACTTCACCAGTGAAGAACTCGCCGAAGAAGGGCTCGCTGAAGAAGACCTCATCGACGACACCGAAGACGACGAAGAAGAATACCAGGCAGACGAGGACACCTACGAGGGTCCCGACGACGCTGACTACACCGACGAGGACTTCGGCGAAGACGCCTTTGAGCAAGGCCCCTTCGAGGCTGGCGCCACCATTGATGAGCTCGACGAGCCGGTCGCACCAGAAGTGGTAGAGCAGGCAGGCGACGCAGCTGAGGGAGACGACACGATTGACGCGCCGGAACGTCCCACCGATTTCTCCGCTGAACCGTTCGCTGACGGTTTCCCCAGCCGAGAAGTTGGAGTCGATGCCGACGCAGCAGGAGCCGTAGCTGCTGCCGACGGACTAGGTGGGCGCTCCGCCGTCCCACCGCTCGCTGCCTCTCCGGAGGACATCCGTCCACGGATCTCCTTCGTCAAGCCGGCCTCCCCGGCCGAAACTGGCCCGTTGCCTATTGTCAACCCTGCCCAGCCGTACTACCCGGAGCGGGATGAGCAGAAGCCCCCCGCGCAGACGACCCCCACCCCGGCCGTCACCATCCCGCAGCCGCAAGAATCTGTCTCCACCGGCTCCCACGCTGTCCGGGACGGAGAACCCTCCACCATGCAGACCGGCCAGTTCCCCATCATTAACCCCGATGGGGCGCGTGAGCCCGGCCGCCACGCCCGCGGAGACGACGAGGACGGCGCCATGGCTCGCCCTTCCTGGTTCATGCCGGGCAAAACCAGCCGCCGCTCCCGCTTGCGCGATGAGGACGGGGAGCAGCCGGAGAACGGTCCCTCCGCTGCCGACACCGATACCCCCGCTGGGCGTCACCATGCCCAGCCGGAAGTTTCTGACGACGACAACTAG
- the pyrE gene encoding orotate phosphoribosyltransferase has protein sequence MVAVFNPADHPVNAEAKAELAELVKELAVVHGNVILSSGKEADYYVDLRRATMHSRASFLIGSLLRELTADWDYVAAGGLTLGADPVGTAIMHADGRDINAFTVRKEKKKHGMQRQVEGPDVVGKKVLVVEDTTTTGNSPLTAVRVLRDLGADVVGVATIVDRATGAEDAINAEGLEYRYLLSLEDVGLA, from the coding sequence ATGGTTGCAGTGTTCAACCCTGCTGATCACCCCGTTAACGCCGAGGCAAAAGCCGAACTTGCTGAACTCGTTAAAGAACTCGCCGTCGTCCACGGGAACGTCATTCTCTCCTCTGGTAAAGAAGCCGACTACTACGTCGATCTGCGTCGCGCCACCATGCACAGCCGCGCCTCCTTCCTCATCGGCTCCCTCCTCCGCGAACTTACCGCAGACTGGGACTACGTTGCTGCCGGAGGCCTCACCCTGGGGGCCGACCCCGTGGGCACCGCGATCATGCATGCCGACGGGCGTGACATTAACGCCTTCACCGTCCGCAAGGAAAAGAAGAAGCATGGCATGCAGCGGCAGGTAGAAGGCCCGGATGTGGTGGGCAAGAAGGTGCTGGTCGTCGAAGACACCACCACCACCGGTAACTCGCCGTTGACTGCCGTCCGCGTCTTGCGCGACCTGGGTGCCGATGTGGTTGGTGTCGCCACCATTGTGGACCGCGCAACTGGCGCAGAGGATGCTATCAACGCTGAAGGCCTGGAGTACCGCTACCTGCTGAGCCTGGAAGATGTCGGACTCGCCTAA
- a CDS encoding TrmH family RNA methyltransferase — MSDSPNPSAPLTSSTDSAPGPTEWGEGRHGVGPWALEHPGEPLPTDPHYDPTLLAEGDRRNVVDAYRYWRRDAIIADLDTHRHPFHVAIENFEHDANIGTVVRTANAFLAETVHIVGKRRWNRRGAMVTDRYQHLQHHDTVEELIRWAHDAGLTVVAVDNVPGSTPLETTPLPERALLLFGQEGPGISDASGQQADLLVSIAQFGSTRSINVGVAAGIVMHAWIAQHADLAAAW, encoded by the coding sequence ATGTCGGACTCGCCTAACCCCAGCGCACCCCTCACCTCGAGCACCGATTCCGCCCCTGGCCCTACCGAGTGGGGAGAGGGGCGCCATGGTGTCGGCCCCTGGGCCCTCGAACACCCGGGGGAGCCTCTCCCTACTGACCCCCATTACGATCCCACCCTGCTGGCAGAAGGGGATCGTCGCAATGTGGTGGATGCCTACCGTTATTGGCGGCGCGATGCCATCATTGCTGACCTCGATACCCACCGCCACCCGTTCCACGTCGCCATCGAAAACTTCGAGCATGATGCGAACATTGGTACTGTCGTGCGTACTGCCAACGCTTTCTTGGCGGAGACGGTACACATTGTGGGCAAGCGCCGCTGGAACCGGCGGGGAGCCATGGTGACGGATCGCTACCAGCATCTGCAGCACCACGATACGGTGGAGGAGCTCATCCGTTGGGCACACGATGCTGGGCTCACCGTAGTAGCTGTGGACAATGTGCCCGGCTCCACCCCACTAGAAACTACCCCTCTCCCGGAGCGTGCTCTCCTCTTGTTTGGCCAGGAAGGCCCAGGTATTTCTGATGCGTCGGGGCAGCAGGCTGACCTACTCGTCTCTATCGCCCAATTTGGATCTACCCGCAGTATCAATGTTGGCGTTGCGGCGGGTATTGTGATGCATGCTTGGATAGCACAGCACGCAGATCTTGCTGCCGCCTGGTAA
- a CDS encoding glycoside hydrolase family 76 protein: MATSELHTAPSWARTSDWQKRAAIAEQSVLGRHLVRSFFLPFTATGMSAWPFLFRERFTGSWNFWWQAHLIGCMVDAVDRAETPRNRRLLRQLARTHYRLNGRGWRHNPYYDDLAWVAVAVQRAERRGYVLGYEKALQGVREKFEKVYNPQYAIPWRVGEDFWNTPANGPAAIFLARCGDKQGQDLAERICDWMYHSLQLKDGPYQGLYADGLRLVEGKEQRIDKIYTYCQGVAMGAEMELALRSEGVKQQEHLRRVCEIVEACERSLLSPTGVVLAGGGGDGGLFKGILMRYLADVARRMPEVEAAPGVPLWGGRLQQVQQAAARMVMRNAQAAWETAAWLPEGMLFSAKWNDLAQLPLRVVQLDKKAGRATKVDGAVGSSAIAEQDMSTQLSGWMTVEAAARLVRMGCSYGY; this comes from the coding sequence ATGGCCACCTCCGAACTTCACACAGCCCCTTCCTGGGCACGCACCTCGGATTGGCAGAAACGTGCTGCCATTGCGGAGCAAAGCGTACTGGGTCGCCACCTGGTGCGGTCCTTCTTCCTACCGTTTACTGCCACCGGCATGAGTGCGTGGCCATTTCTCTTTCGGGAGCGTTTTACTGGCAGCTGGAATTTCTGGTGGCAGGCTCACCTGATTGGCTGCATGGTGGATGCGGTGGACAGGGCGGAGACTCCGCGGAACCGGCGGCTGCTGCGGCAGTTGGCGCGTACCCACTATCGGTTGAACGGCCGTGGCTGGCGCCACAACCCGTACTATGACGACCTTGCCTGGGTAGCTGTGGCGGTGCAGCGGGCGGAACGGCGTGGCTATGTGCTGGGCTACGAGAAGGCATTGCAGGGGGTGCGGGAGAAGTTTGAGAAGGTTTACAACCCGCAGTACGCCATACCGTGGCGGGTGGGGGAGGACTTCTGGAATACTCCGGCGAATGGTCCGGCGGCAATATTCTTGGCTCGCTGCGGCGATAAACAGGGGCAGGATCTGGCGGAGCGGATTTGTGACTGGATGTACCATTCGCTGCAACTGAAAGATGGCCCTTACCAGGGGCTGTATGCGGATGGTCTGCGCCTGGTTGAGGGCAAAGAGCAGCGCATCGACAAGATTTACACCTATTGCCAGGGGGTGGCGATGGGGGCAGAGATGGAGTTGGCGTTGCGCTCGGAGGGGGTGAAGCAGCAGGAGCATCTGCGGCGGGTGTGTGAAATCGTAGAGGCGTGTGAGCGGTCGCTGCTCTCTCCTACAGGAGTTGTACTGGCCGGTGGGGGCGGTGACGGCGGCCTCTTCAAGGGGATTTTGATGCGCTACTTGGCGGACGTGGCTCGGCGGATGCCGGAGGTGGAGGCTGCGCCGGGTGTGCCTTTGTGGGGTGGCCGGTTGCAGCAGGTCCAGCAGGCTGCGGCGCGGATGGTGATGCGGAACGCGCAGGCGGCGTGGGAGACGGCGGCGTGGCTGCCGGAGGGGATGTTGTTCTCTGCGAAGTGGAATGATCTTGCCCAGTTGCCGTTGCGTGTCGTGCAGCTCGATAAGAAGGCGGGGCGTGCGACTAAAGTTGATGGGGCAGTTGGGAGCTCGGCTATTGCTGAGCAGGATATGTCGACGCAGTTGTCCGGGTGGATGACGGTGGAGGCGGCTGCTCGTTTGGTGCGTATGGGGTGTTCCTACGGATACTAG